A part of Streptomyces sp. DSM 40750 genomic DNA contains:
- a CDS encoding 5'-nucleotidase C-terminal domain-containing protein yields MPLNRRKFLKKSAVTGAGVAVAGTAMAPNAQAAAVTGDGKKAPKRYGFTVMGTTDLHGNVFNWDYFTDKEFDDRAHNDVGLAKISTLVNRIRKEKGRHNTLLIDAGDTIQGTQLSYYYAKVDPITAKGGPVHPMAQAMNAIDYDAAALGNHEFNYGIPVLRKFQEQCRFPLLGANALDAKTLRPAFPPYSMHRLRTPHGRDVKVAVLGLTNPGIAIWDKANVQGKMTFPGLEEQAAKWVPKLRSMGADVVIVSAHSGSSGTSSYGDQLPYIENAAGLVAEQVPGIDAILVGHAHTEIPEYFVTNKETGKQVVLSEPLKWGQRLTLFDFELVWSKGCWKVEKVAAQVLNSNTVEEDPEIVTMLGDEHEKVVAYVNQIIGTNAAEMTSVEAPYKDVAIIDLINRIQADTVKQALASTEYASLPVLSQAAAFSRSAVIPAGNVTIRDVAGLYVFENTLEARLMTGAQMKAYLEYSANYFVQTAADAEVDPAKLTNANGTPDYNYDAVSGLTYEIDIARPAGSRIANVLFEGAPLADDKQFVFAVNNYRANGGGNFPYVAAAQLLWSNSDEIRNTMIAWVKAKGAIDPAEFASVDWKLTRNGTPVF; encoded by the coding sequence ATGCCCTTGAACCGCCGGAAGTTTCTGAAGAAGTCGGCCGTGACCGGTGCGGGAGTGGCCGTCGCCGGTACGGCGATGGCTCCGAACGCGCAGGCGGCCGCGGTGACGGGTGACGGGAAGAAGGCCCCGAAGCGGTACGGGTTCACCGTGATGGGGACGACGGACCTGCACGGCAATGTCTTCAACTGGGACTACTTCACGGACAAGGAGTTCGACGACAGGGCGCACAACGACGTCGGTCTCGCGAAGATCTCGACTCTGGTGAACCGGATCCGTAAGGAGAAGGGGCGCCACAACACGCTGCTCATCGACGCCGGTGACACCATCCAGGGCACGCAGTTGTCGTACTACTACGCGAAGGTGGACCCGATCACCGCCAAGGGTGGTCCGGTGCACCCGATGGCGCAGGCGATGAACGCGATCGACTATGACGCGGCGGCCCTGGGCAACCACGAGTTCAACTACGGCATTCCGGTGCTGCGGAAGTTCCAGGAGCAGTGTCGTTTCCCGCTGCTGGGTGCGAACGCGCTGGACGCGAAGACGCTGCGGCCGGCGTTCCCGCCGTACAGCATGCACCGGCTGCGGACGCCGCACGGGCGTGATGTGAAGGTGGCGGTGCTGGGGCTCACGAACCCGGGTATCGCGATCTGGGACAAGGCGAACGTGCAGGGGAAGATGACGTTCCCGGGGCTGGAGGAGCAGGCGGCGAAGTGGGTGCCGAAGCTGCGCTCCATGGGGGCGGACGTCGTCATCGTGTCGGCGCACAGTGGTTCCTCCGGCACCTCTTCGTACGGTGACCAGTTGCCGTACATCGAGAACGCGGCGGGGCTGGTGGCCGAGCAGGTGCCGGGGATCGACGCGATTCTGGTGGGGCACGCGCACACGGAGATCCCGGAGTACTTCGTCACCAACAAGGAGACGGGCAAGCAGGTCGTGCTGTCGGAGCCGCTGAAGTGGGGGCAGCGGCTGACGCTGTTCGACTTCGAGCTGGTGTGGAGCAAGGGCTGCTGGAAGGTCGAGAAGGTCGCCGCGCAGGTTCTCAACTCCAACACGGTGGAGGAGGACCCGGAGATCGTGACGATGCTGGGTGACGAGCACGAGAAGGTCGTGGCTTATGTCAACCAGATCATCGGTACGAACGCGGCCGAGATGACGTCGGTGGAGGCGCCGTACAAGGATGTGGCGATCATCGATCTGATCAACCGCATCCAGGCGGACACGGTGAAGCAGGCGCTGGCGTCGACGGAGTACGCGTCACTGCCGGTGCTGTCGCAGGCCGCGGCGTTCTCGCGGAGTGCGGTGATCCCGGCGGGGAACGTGACCATCCGGGATGTGGCCGGTCTGTACGTCTTCGAGAACACACTGGAGGCGCGGCTGATGACGGGTGCGCAGATGAAGGCGTACCTGGAGTACTCGGCGAACTACTTCGTGCAGACGGCGGCGGACGCGGAGGTCGATCCGGCGAAGCTGACGAACGCGAACGGTACGCCGGACTACAACTATGACGCGGTGAGCGGTCTGACGTACGAGATCGACATCGCCAGGCCGGCGGGGTCGCGGATCGCGAACGTGCTGTTCGAGGGTGCGCCGTTGGCGGACGACAAGCAGTTCGTGTTCGCGGTGAACAACTACCGGGCCAACGGCGGTGGCAACTTCCCCTATGTCGCCGCCGCCCAGCTGCTGTGGTCGAACTCGGACGAGATCCGTAACACGATGATCGCCTGGGTGAAGGCGAAGGGGGCGATCGATCCGGCGGAGTTCGCGTCGGTGGACTGGAAGCTGACGCGGAACGGTACGCCGGTCTTCTAG
- a CDS encoding SIMPL domain-containing protein, which yields MATSSEEAQPAAVPYGTPDAPRIAVRGEARLEVDPETARIRVTVLARGKDRRAALDDLTRRNTTVLDLIKTYGEAVERLETGTLSITPELKEKGRGERIHAYHGRVHITAELTDFTALGELTTRLADLDLTSVDGPWWSLRPNSPAHRQARQKAVKEAVQRAREYADALDTTLAALVELADIGAEATPQSFGPAAPRGPMRSARAKGAEDTDAAPLDLEPQRQHVYAQVNARFTMQPPRL from the coding sequence ATGGCCACCAGCTCAGAGGAAGCCCAACCCGCCGCCGTCCCCTACGGCACCCCCGACGCGCCCCGCATCGCCGTCCGCGGCGAAGCCCGCCTCGAAGTCGACCCCGAAACAGCCCGCATCCGAGTCACCGTCCTCGCCCGCGGCAAGGACCGGCGCGCCGCCCTCGACGACCTCACCCGCCGCAACACCACCGTCCTCGACCTCATCAAGACCTACGGCGAAGCGGTCGAACGGCTGGAGACCGGCACCCTCTCCATCACCCCCGAACTCAAGGAGAAAGGCAGAGGAGAGAGGATCCACGCCTACCACGGCCGCGTCCACATCACCGCCGAGCTGACCGACTTCACCGCACTGGGCGAACTCACCACACGCCTGGCCGACCTGGACCTGACGAGCGTCGACGGCCCCTGGTGGTCCCTCCGCCCCAACTCACCCGCCCACAGACAAGCCCGGCAGAAGGCCGTCAAGGAAGCCGTACAGCGCGCACGCGAATACGCCGACGCCCTCGACACCACACTCGCGGCCCTGGTCGAACTCGCCGACATCGGCGCGGAGGCCACCCCCCAGTCCTTCGGCCCGGCAGCCCCCCGCGGCCCCATGCGCTCCGCCAGAGCCAAGGGCGCCGAGGACACCGACGCCGCCCCCCTCGACCTCGAACCCCAACGCCAACACGTCTACGCACAGGTCAACGCCCGCTTCACCATGCAGCCGCCACGACTCTGA
- a CDS encoding GDSL-type esterase/lipase family protein, producing the protein MNSTRAGKAWIAAHRSATIDPYEAFKLFEVRGFTDQTVRQTVRPAGGGEALRVRLSNRYGRTPLDIGGAHLARRTEGSTIDPTTDVTLLFAGAETVTVPAGEEIISDPVEGTLTAGEELALSLYLPGDTGLTTHSAIPYDVGHAVPGDQLTAESLDESDELITGHFLTGIDVLAPEDTRIAVAFGDSWIEGMATTPGTGGSFPAQLDRRLTSGWIVATGISGNRLLTDEIGAHLLSRVQHDALDIPGASHVIIHAGLNDLGLPGAIAFPEPAKLPTAADLITALTALADRLHAAGLTVIGSTLGPYAGTVYPGYDTEEGQTARAEVNTWFLGDSHPFDAVIDIAAAVADPGQPTRIRDDYNSGDGLHVNDAGAKAIADAVDLSLLAL; encoded by the coding sequence ATGAACAGCACCCGCGCAGGCAAGGCCTGGATCGCCGCTCACCGCTCCGCCACGATCGACCCGTACGAAGCCTTCAAACTCTTCGAAGTCCGAGGCTTCACCGACCAGACCGTACGCCAGACCGTGCGCCCCGCCGGCGGCGGCGAGGCCCTACGCGTCCGCCTCAGCAACCGCTACGGCAGGACCCCGCTGGACATCGGCGGCGCCCACCTCGCCCGCCGCACCGAAGGCAGCACCATCGACCCCACCACGGACGTCACCCTCCTCTTCGCCGGCGCCGAAACCGTCACCGTCCCGGCCGGCGAAGAAATCATCAGCGACCCCGTCGAAGGCACCCTCACCGCCGGCGAGGAACTGGCCCTCAGCCTCTACCTCCCCGGCGACACCGGCCTCACCACACACTCCGCGATCCCCTACGACGTCGGCCACGCCGTCCCCGGCGACCAGCTCACCGCCGAATCCCTCGACGAATCAGACGAACTCATCACCGGGCACTTCCTCACCGGCATCGACGTCCTCGCCCCCGAGGACACCCGCATCGCCGTCGCCTTCGGAGACTCCTGGATCGAGGGCATGGCCACCACCCCCGGCACCGGCGGCAGCTTCCCCGCCCAGCTCGACCGCCGCCTCACCAGCGGCTGGATCGTCGCCACCGGCATCTCCGGCAACCGACTCCTCACCGACGAGATCGGCGCCCACCTGCTCTCCCGCGTCCAACACGACGCCCTCGACATACCCGGCGCCAGCCACGTCATCATCCACGCCGGCCTCAACGACCTCGGCCTGCCCGGCGCCATCGCCTTCCCCGAACCGGCCAAACTGCCCACGGCCGCCGACCTGATCACGGCACTGACCGCCCTCGCCGACCGCCTCCACGCCGCCGGCCTCACCGTCATCGGCTCCACCCTCGGCCCCTACGCCGGCACCGTCTACCCCGGCTACGACACCGAAGAGGGCCAGACCGCACGCGCCGAGGTCAACACCTGGTTCCTCGGCGACAGCCACCCCTTCGACGCCGTCATCGACATCGCCGCCGCCGTCGCGGACCCCGGCCAACCCACCCGGATCCGCGACGACTACAACAGCGGCGACGGCCTCCACGTCAACGACGCCGGCGCGAAAGCCATCGCCGACGCCGTCGACCTGAGCCTGCTGGCCCTGTGA